A stretch of Prunus dulcis chromosome 6, ALMONDv2, whole genome shotgun sequence DNA encodes these proteins:
- the LOC117630753 gene encoding CAX-interacting protein 4 yields the protein MPATAGRVRMPANNRVHSSAALQTHGIWQSAIGYDPYAPNKEDNKTSAQPNLSNSEPDAENAYASFQGLLALARITGSNADEARGACKRCGRVGHLNFQCRNFLSVKEDKEKDPDTIQADVASELGKLKRKLGRTNGKNVDESEESEDEDEDSESSDSDYDSEIEKIIAQRNGKKAGRKDSKKKNEDSDGDVSDTDSGERKKRGRSKKRSSKRKYNDDSDDSDEGRKKRRKEKRRKRDESSEEDGERRRRHRKSRKEKRRRRSHRYSDDSESDSSEDSHSRKHRSRRSRRAVTPSDSDDDSRVGRGRKRSEKKSRKRHHEDDE from the coding sequence ATGCCTGCCACAGCAGGAAGGGTTCGCATGCCCGCAAACAATCGGGTGCATAGTAGTGCTGCCCTTCAAACCCATGGTATATGGCAGAGTGCAATTGGGTATGACCCCTATGCACCCAACAAAGAGGACAACAAGACTTCTGCGCAACCCAATTTGTCGAACTCTGAACCAGATGCTGAGAATGCGTATGCGAGCTTCCAGGGCCTCCTTGCACTTGCCCGTATAACTGGGTCCAATGCTGATGAGGCTCGTGGGGCTTGCAAGAGGTGTGGCCGTGTTGGGCACCTCAACTTTCAATGCAGGAACTTTCTGAGTGTTAAGGAAGACAAGGAGAAAGACCCAGACACGATTCAGGCTGATGTTGCGTCTGAATTGGGTAAGTTGAAGAGGAAGCTGGGTAGGACAAATGGGAAAAACGTGGATGAGAGTGAAGAGAGTGAGGATGAGGATGAAGACAGTGAGAGTTCAGATTCAGATTATGATTCAGAGATTGAGAAGATCATTGCTCAAAGAAATGGGAAAAAGGCCGGTAGAAAGGATTctaaaaagaagaatgaagaCTCAGATGGTGATGTGTCGGATACGGATTCGGgggaaaggaagaagagaggaagGTCGAAGAAGAGGAGTAGCAAGAGGAAATACAATGATGATTCAGATGATTCAGATGAAGGtaggaagaaaagaaggaaggaaaagcgGAGGAAGAGGGATGAGTCCTCAGAGGAGGATGGTGAGCGCCGGCGGCGGCATAGGAAGAGTaggaaggagaagaggaggaggagaagtcATCGGTATTCGGATGACTCTGAATCTGATTCGTCTGAAGATTCTCATTCTCGTAAACACCGCAGTCGGAGGAGCAGAAGGGCAGTCACACCATCTGATTCTGATGATGATTCACGGGTAGGTAGGGGCAGGAAGCGATCTGAGAAGAAGAGCCGGAAGCGCCATCATGAGGATGATGAATAA
- the LOC117630754 gene encoding mitochondrial import inner membrane translocase subunit Tim9, with translation MDKSMIGDLDSLPEEDKLRMATMIDQLQIRDSLRMYNSLVERCFTDCVDTFKHKSLQKQEETCVRRCAEKFLKHSMRVGMRFAELNQGAATQD, from the exons ATGGACAAGAGCATGATAGGAGATCTGGATTCCCTTCCAGAGGAAGACAAGCTCAGAATGGCCACTATGATCGATCAGCTCCAGATCCGCGacag TTTGAGGATGTATAACTCACTTGTCGAGAGATGCTTCACTGATTGCGTCGATACCTTCAAGCACAAATCGTTGCAGAAGCAAGAGGAAACCTGTGTCAGGCGATGTGCTGAGAAGTTCCTAAAGCATTCAATGCGTGTTGGCATGAGGTTTGCAGAGCTCAACCAGGGAGCTGCAACACAAGATTAG